In Xylocopa sonorina isolate GNS202 chromosome 4, iyXylSono1_principal, whole genome shotgun sequence, the sequence tatgaataatttttcatatcCCTGTTGAATAAAAATTCTTACTTATATATCGCGTAAAACGATAGCATAAGTATATGAATAATTCTAGAGATTGATGCGTGAAATTGGAAAAAAAATACGAGAAACCCGTGATTTGAATTATTCGTAAGTAATCCACGCGTATGTGCGCATCCGGTGAAATAGATCTGAAGTCTCGTGTGATATAATAACTTGGTGAAATAAGTGAAAATCTTGTATTTCGTTGTAGTAATGAAAGGTTACCTTTCGTGTTcattgaaaataataaaattcgcTTGTCTGTACAAAAAAGTAAACGTTCGTTCAATACGTGTACGTCGAACTTCACTGGTTTATTAAAATTTACAGCTGTAAGCGTGTCTGGGTTCGAGGCTTCGCATAAATACATCTACATGTTGAAAATTACCGGCAGTCATTGCGAAAGTCTTGTGATGAATAGATTGTTGCCCAAGGAGGGCAAATTTTAAGAGCGTTCACTTGAGCCGAGAATGCCGGTGAAAGTTGACGTAGTACCACCACCGCCCGCAAACTCAAAGCAGCCGGGTGTCACAAAATCTTTACTCTACAACGGTTCACGATTTCAAGGTTCACAAAAATCTAAAGGCAACAGTTACGACGTAGAAGTAGTTTTGCAGGTTAGTTCTCTGTTTTTCTGGAAATTGCGTCACAAATATTCCAAATTTCTATCGAGTCTTTGGCatctgtctgctgtgcaatgtTTGATGATATAGCTCTTACCTGTTAAGTATTTGCCAGTTTTTTTACCACATTCAATTAATCGAGCCCTCTGTTTACATATTGAAATAGTTGGAAATTTTTAATGAACTATTAAGGGAATGTTTCAATGAATTTTTCTAAATATTTGTACAATTTAGAATTTTTTACCTTAATTAAAATATGACGTCATTTAATTCAGACAAATTTATAGGAAGAGTATAACAAAATAAAGGATTGTAAATAAAACAGAAAGAAATGAATGCAGATCGGATTTAAGTTTTGGTTATAGAGTTTAAAAGATGAAACGATGCATGTACTGTTTTCTTCAAATCTATTATTTTTCATATTAACGAAATACAAAATACCTTTGTTACAGCACGTAGATGAAGAAAACAGTTATTTGTGTGGTTACTTAAAAATTAAAGGTCTTACGGAAGAGTTTCCTACTTTGACTACATTTTTCGATGGTGAAATTATATCAAAGAAATATCCATTTCTAACTCGTAAGTGGGACGCAGACGAAGATGTAGACAGGAAACATTGGGTTTGTACCTTAAGATACATTTCCTTTATTTCTATTGAACATTTTTTGTGATTATTTTCATTCGTTATTGCAGAGCAAATTTGAATCGTTTCGTCAATATGCCAAGACATTTAATTCAGATACATTTGATTATGAGACTTTAAAAGGAACTGATTTTGTTTTTATGCGGTGGAAGGAACATTTTTTAGTTCCCGACCACACTATTAAAGATATCAACGGTGCCTCGTTCGCAGGATTTTACTACATTTGCTTTCAAAAATCTGCTGCTACGATTGAAGGCTTTTATTATCATCGAAGTTCTGAGTGGTAATATTATTTTATGTATTATTGTACTAATGCATTGTACAAAAATATTGATTCatatttatacatataattGAAGAGTGTTCTTTGTTATTTATTTTTGTTGCTTATAATTTCAAGTAATATTGAATTTTGGATGTTATATAAAATCTCTATATCGTATTCCTTTTATGTTTAACCCctattataaatttttgtttatttatattttgCAAAAATATTAAAACATATTCTTATCATTTTAGGTATCAGTCCTTGAATTTAAAACACGTCCCAGAGCATAGCATACAAATCTATGAGTTTAGGTGAAATCAAGGGCTTTCACTCAGTTATCTCCAAAAATTCATATTTTGCCTCTCTTAGCAGACAGATCTCATAAAAACCATAATCTCTGAAGTTTGATTCGATTTAAATAAACaataatttttaaattgttTATGTTAATAATGAAATACTTAAGTTAATTAACTATCTGACAAAGTATTTCTTAATTCCTTCTGTCTTTTCCTTTtaacaataataaataatttatagaaATATATTGGACATGTTAAACAAAAAAGGTTGTAATTGGAAAGGGTCGAGAATTACAGTCATATTTGATTATAAATTAGCTATTATTAATATTCACTGTAAGAAGTTTTACAGAAATAAATTAATTGATGTTCTTTATCAATTAATATATTGTTAATTATTTGGTATTTTTATCTATTATAAGAGAGAGACTGTAACATTttttattaacattatatataattaaaatttacCCTATAGCGTAAGTAGGGCATACCTTTTATTCTTTTAAGTTTGTTATATAACACATGTATcataaaaaattcattttattaaattgtatattcgaaaatatgaaataaataaaatgttctatAATATAATACACTAAAAGGCAgaacttaattataattatattaattgttATATCAGGACTGCATGGATTTGTAAAAATTTATGGTTTAGTTTTTACGTATTATATATTCAGATATTTATGAGATCTGTTTGCTTGAAATGAAAGAACGATGGTGACTGAATAAATTGGTATGAATGTAGTGAAAAACCTGAAAGTAATTTTAATATTATCTTAAGATGTCAAAATTTTGTGCTGATCATCTTTCCTCTTGTGACAGCATGATAAAGATCAAATAAATGGTAAAtacagttaattattcacacttaagaagaatgttgtTAGGAAAGATTTTATCTTATTCTATCTTGAAAATCAGTTTGAACCCACTCATTCTGTTCTCTATGTTTAATGAGACTACAAAATTCTTAGTAATGTAATACTTTGGAGTGTATAAAGTAAAGAAAGCCTTTCCTTATAAGATTCCTCTGGTGTGGCGCCAATTTTAATGAACCGAGTGAACGAGAAACGTTTCAATGATATTCATAATATCGATAATGCAAGAAATTTGATACAAGTTAGCTGTTTATAGAAATAATGTTAATGAGATATTGAATCTGTTATACATATAGCATGTTATAATAATTCATTGCAGTGATTAGGCTAATTTAAATAGACATACATTTATTCAAGTAACTTATTAACATCTTCTCTAAAGTTCATTAATTTTGAATCTAtatgaaaaaaacaaaaaaaatgtaaaatctATTCTTTTAATAATCATTTTAAAAAAAGTGTAATGTTACCAGAATAGTTAAACTCGTCTCTTCTATTTAGTGCCTAAATTTATTACTAAAGTGTATGAATTGTATGTAGAATATACAGAGACATATTTACCCCAAgctaaaatatttaagtagtaTGTGCGTGTAACTTATATTAAAATATCTTTTTATCATAGCgttaaatacatttttttttatgcgTAACCAAATATACTTGAAAAATTGCGATCATTGTTCAATATGAACTTTTAACATAAtgcattattaaattaataatgtagaagataatttaatataataaaaatgtttctttgttaacattcatttgtacgagctgctaatttaaaaaaaaatattctttcCAACATAaagttataaaatataaaaagcaTAATGTACAAACTGATATATCTTATGTGGTTATTTAATATATTCGTACGAATATATATCTGAGAAAAATCCATTTGTTTCTTTGTATTTTCTTCCAAATTAGCACTTTTTAATGAGTAAGATAATATTATGACAATGATTAACAGTGTATTAAGAGACAAATACTTGGAAAGTAGAATTCAGATAGCTATATAAAGAATTGATAAAACTTAATgaaacgagatttacataatattaattataattcgtTGCAAATAGTAGAATTTTTAACTTCTTTTGAATTTGTatgtataataattatttttaatattaaaacAAACGTTAAAGTATATGAATTGGTCATTACAAAATTAACTGCAAAAAGTATTGTAGATTCTTATTGTAAATGGATTATTGAATATAATATACTCTTGTTAAAATTATGTAATATTTTCAATATAAAAGCAAAAAACTACGTTGGTTATATAAAACTATTAcaaatcatttcaatgtttgaatATTCCAGTGACTTTCATTAAAGTAAATTttttcctaaaacagaaataatCCACTGTTTCAGCAATTAGTAATTCATTCTGGAACATTTTAACATTAAAATGAATTGTATCAATAATGTACacaataaaatacaataaagaAACTCCTTTATCAAATAATGTAAACTGTTCTTTTATACGAATTTTCTGTTTAACTTAAAATCTTAGTAGTTTTATTCAAAATCTGctataaattttaataattagttGAAAATAAATATGGTACAAAAATACTAATTTAGTAATTAACAGAAAttttaatgcgttttaagaaatagttGATCTCCAGCATCACCCATTATTATAGATGGTTTCtcatcttttcttttttttgataATGTTTTTGAAGACCTGGTTAAACGTTTGGTTTTTGAAAGCGTATGATTTCTTTGACTGATAGTTACATTCCTCAATTTTCTACTTTTACTATATGTAGTTTGCTAAGATATACAAGacatattaaatatattatatcatattatattagtaaaatataatatgaaacaataatatgtgtatatatatttaccatGCTATTAGAACAATCTTGACAAAAACAAGCTACATTATTCGATGTAGATGTAGCTTTATGTAATACAGCTTCAAATCCTAGAAATTTTGTGTCAAAATTAACTTTAGCTTTTATTACATCAGTAAATGAATTTTGAATTATTGATATATTATTGATTTGATCTTGAATTTTCTTTTCTCCATTTAAATGCTGGTTGTTCAATGATAAAAGTTGCATTGACTttgtattattactattattattattattattatttaattcttTGCAATCTCTTGTATTATCATAAAATGGATTTTGTGTACATGTTTTTTTATTATCTGAAGCCGTTTCACGTTGTAGAAGATCTGCAGTAATAAATTATTACAGTAGTACAAATTTGAATAATACatattcatattatattatcattattattataagtCATTAATATTGGAATTTAGAAGCTTGATGTGATTTACTTGCCAATAAAATTCTTAAAATACTCTGTAAAGATTTTgttacaagaaagtaaatgttgaAAAGCTTCGTCTAGCTCTTTTTCTGTAAAATATGTTCTTACTAAAAGAGACTGTTCAAATAAGATTCCTCCAATAACTTTAGAATGAAAAATTTTCCATTGTTTGCGAGAAATTTCTGCTTGCCATTCTAAAGCACAATCTTCTAATCTTGTATTAATTGATTTTAACAATTCATTTATTTCTAATAACTGTTGAGGAACATAGAGATTTCTTTCATTGGGAGGAAGGCAAGCACTATTTTCAACTGTAGATTTATCAGTAATTGCTGTCATTTTTTCTATAGTTTTACTTTTGtagatataattttatttctttctaaataaatattaattaaagctgtttacacatacatacatataagtTTTATACAGAtaagaaaatatataaaaatatgtcAAATAAATTTAAGCTGTATTAGTCTTTTATCAAACAATTGAATATTTTTTATCAAATATACCCTGTGTAATAGTAATTAAATGCTAAGAATGACAAATGGCATTGTTTGATTTAGATGTGTATAGTatcaaatttattaaaattgctaCAGTAAAAAAATGTGTACATATAAGTAAATACCATAAATTAGTTCATAAAATCTAAATAATCTGAGGAAGCACACACCAAAAATAATTTAACTTCTGTGAATAATTATATAACATAATAAATTCAAAACTGTGGTTAAATcagaatagaaatgagtgggACGGAGAAATTTTATGATAAAACTCTCAGAGAAAGGTCTCAAAAAGTAACTTCAAATATAAACATTTTGTTAGAAGACAAACAATTGGCCTTAATTGCAGAAAACCAGAAACGATATAAAGTTATTTtctgttaataataataataaaaagaagaagaagaagaagaagaagcagaaaaagatgtagaagaagaagaggcaTCAGCAGCAACAGAAGAAGTAgaaaaagaggaggaagaagagaagCAGAAGAACATTTTAAcatttcaacattttataagataACCACTTGGAGTGTAAAATTTCATTTGAGTGTAAAGAAATGCTATAATAATATACCTAAACAAAATTTACTCAGACGTAGGTGAAATTATATTACTAAGATTTCGaacaattaaaataattaaaaaatataaaagaggaaGGGCTAGTGAAAGTTTAAATATAACATGTAATAAAaaagttttaagaaacattgagaCTTGAAGATATATTAAGTACAATATAAGTAGGATCACTTATGTTTTCAATGTTTACATAAAGGAAGAAAATGCAGACTGCATAATCGAATCTTTAATATACACAGTACAAGATTTAAAAGAAAAAGACAACTGTCCATTTATCGTAGATGGTGATTTTAATGTAAGAATTGATAAACTGAACCAAATTGACAAAAAGTAATGAACAGACCTAAGGTTGGAGGGTAAAAGAGCACTTAAGGATCTACAAGTATAAAAATTTGtgcaatataaaaaaaaacaagaatatTTAGGAAATCCTATAAAAATCAAAAGAGTAATGGTACAAGAGTGTCGGGCAGTGTGCAATGGAAATCAAAAGATATGTATGCGCCAATGCATAAAATAAATACCAAGTATTCTGGCctagaaaatatataaaaatatagagGATGCAGAACGTATTGAAAATTATAAAAGAAAAACACAGAATAATATTAACTAAATCTTTATGATATTTCTTCATACATAGAGTTATAAATGAAAAACTAAAATCTCATAACTTAGTAACAATTTATGAATTTATATATagttataaatatatgtaatggCTAAAAATCTCAAACAATGAACTATTTTCTATTTTATCCTTCTGTTCTAATAATTAAGTATATCACAATAATGAAAACTGTATTAtcattttctttcctttttattgAAATACAACAAAATATAACATATGgcatattttaaaaattaaagaGAATTTggtattagtgaatataaaagATATAATCTTTACAATATGTACTAGGAAAATATTTATGAGTACAATTTGCCAtacagaataaatatatatatatataggataCAATACAATACATTTCATATTTACCCTTTAACTAGAAAACAATTCTATATAACTGATTTCGACTATATATACAGTTATAATAAAATACTTGAAAGTGAAAATTATTTTATCATTGCACGTACAACTAATATTGATATACCATTTAAAGTGTACACCATTAAAATCTTAAATTCAGACATAGTATATGTAAAGCATATGTATTTAGTTTTCTTCATAGTGCGCGGCGCGAAAATGAGAAATATTTAAATTGTACAGGATAtaccatttctacatttctcttCCATTTTGTACATAAATACAATAGAATAAAATGTAACGTTCTTTATAATTCTAAAATAGAGAAAtagacaaatatatatatatatatatatatatatatatatataattgtaaTCGTACTTTTCTTATAATACCAAATTTTTTTCGTTCTTAAACACGAAGCTTGCGCAAATAATTACCTTGAAATATTTTGTTTAGATACATAGTATAATTAAATATCGAACCCTGTGTTACGGCCTTATTAACCTTTTAATTATCGTGTAAGGGTattgatatatatgtatatccaTGCATTTTTGTAAAAGTAATTACTGTGACTCTATGATcactaaaaaaagaaaagaatactACAATGAAATTTTAAAATGTAGTAATTATAAATTACCTGATTTCtctcatatacatatataatttacattattatttttatttaaaaataacatttattaaccttaaatataaatatatattatttttaatcatTTGTAGAGGAGATGAGttattcttattttttttttacttaatttcaattatttaaGTGGACCCGCCTTCTTTTTTAAGATGTTAACATCTTATAAGAGATTAATTTAATGTTGAAGTAACGCTGAAGACAcccaaaaataaaatattaataggTTAGTTATATTTATGTCCCTTCAAACAGCAAAACTTTTGAATTAAACGTTTTTTCCTAAAGTGTACTGTTTTTTAAATTGGAAGTTTTCAAATGAACGCCATGCATATGTACAACAATAGCAAAACTGATTTAGCTGTTCTTTTCCCTACGTTATACTGTACTCTTTTTGCAATAAAATGTGAGTAattacaaattaaaagaatataccatatttcattttaagatgACATTAGAATTACTTTATTAgtgttatataatatttattaatatatttttccAAATAAAGAACTCCATTTTCatgtacacatatatatatgcaCATGATAATCATTTTAAAATTAAAACTAATTAGTTTTTGATCATTTTCTCACAAATAGCAAGTTCATATAAAAATAAGTCTATCATTTTTTGTATGTGCAAAGGATTTCATGAAACAATGATTACATGAGACTAATTTTCTGAAACTAATAGGTATAACTTTCCATAGTCATTGagatgatttttattttcaataatCTGTGATATAATAAATAAGAAGTAAATGAAGAATACTGTTGAGACTTTAAAATGCATTCGGTGCTGTGCCTTATTGGGCAAACTTGAAAAATCTATAAAATAATAGGTAACAAACACAATTTTATTGATTAATTGAATTGTTTCAATTGCTAATTATGTTATATTTTCACACTCTGAAtacaaaatttattaaaaaaatgtaaacatttaaagaaaaaaatagtaGGATTAATGTATAAGTATACTATAACTAATATTAACATAACATACAAGATGCATAATTATATGAAAAAAATGTGtattaaaaaacaaaaatctGTGTAAGAAATATCAAATTTATTATCCATAGAGCCTCTAATTTGTTTCCTTTAGTTTTGCATTTATAGGGCTCTATATTCTACTATAATATATCAAGAATTAGAGCTATTAATTAGgaataatcatattatattgatATTACATGAAGACTTATAAATGTAACAAATTTATTCAAGCCAGCATGCTacttataataaataataaaattttatttcccTTACTGTTTTTCTGAATATTTCCAAAGACAATATTAAGGATGTAATAGTATCAACACCCTGATGCATACTGAGTATGGCAAATACAGACAAGCGGACAACAGGTGTTTCTTTATACAAAAATAAATCAAAGATGTAGAACAAAATTTATTCATTGAAATATTAGTTGTGAAAAATGTCAATTTTTTAAATCTGTTGCATGCACTTAACTGAGATACAGTGCATAAAACGGTTCTATAATGGTTATCATATATTTACAACTTTTATGAGTAATTAGATTcatgaaaatataaaaattattttgttaGTAATATTTTATATCGATTAAAGAATTATTACAACTACTGGTCACATTTTTATATATTAGACTATAGGTAAGCCACTCGAAAACCAAACTAATTTGAATTCCACATTCTgtaaaattttcatttataATTAGAGTATGTGATTTCCATGCAGAAATCAAAATTAACTGTATTATAGGATTTATAGTTAATTAATTTGATTTCTGAGTACCTTATATACCTATTTCATAATAAATATagtaaatatattatatatagataataaatatattaaagttAATCAAGTAGATATTAAAGTTTGCAAGTTCAAGTATAACGAGCAAGAAATCTGAGAAAATAATAACCCTAAGAAAATCTCAGACAGGCTTGCATGAAGTTATTACTTCAACTCCGATTAAAGAATGTAAGATGCTGCATGTAGTTTCGGGTATCATTGTATTGACCACTTCGAGTACATACTACATTGTTAATGCTTTAATTTATGACCTCATTATATTTCTTTCAGTGATTATATTTTCGTTCATGGTTATACTTTGgttgctttttaaaaagcaaacAGCAACACATAAACTAACATTATAAGCACTCAAAGtttatggttattatatcttactattgtAATAATTAGATATAAAGTAGTATAAGTATACGTAGATAGAATACTTGTGAAAATGTAAGACACTGTACAAATATACGGataacattgcccaatgaaACATATCTTAGTTAAATATACGTGTACTCAATATATTTGTTCGAAAACTGAACTTTGTATCATAAAAGTTTTTTCTATGTACTTTTAATTTACTTCTGAATAAGAAATCATCTGCTGTACACTTATATCATCATTTCGGACACGCTATGTATGTGCATAACATAGTGATTAATAATAGCTgcttttatatatacatataatttaattttaaattctACACACAGCataaatagaattttaattttcTTAATACCATGTAATcttaaaaaaattattatataaattgtTATTACAGTTTGATAAATTTCAGATGAAAGATTTTTATGATTTACTAATCataattaatattgttttatataaaataatatttaaaataaatattgacgctagaaaattagaaaaaaattTTACTATATTAGTGTTATTATTATATCATCGATATTAAAAGATCATAGCAATCTCTTGTAATGAAATTTATCACAATTTGATTACAATATGAATAAGTCTTTCCATATTTACACAATACATAATACATTTTTTATAATCTTATACTGTACAAATagaatcatatatatatatatatgtataaactaAATAAAAGTATTCAGTGTTATTAGAAATGTGTTTCACTTTTGCATAATAAATAGATTTTTTAGAaatgataataaaataaaaaattataactGTTCAAAGTTCATGAATtttgaatttatttaaaaagagATACTGAGGTATAACTTTGAAAGTATCATGATGAGTGAGTTACTATTGTACGTTATTACTGAACATTAAAATACAAAGTTAATTGAATTTTTGACAActttatggatattatatatttaaattttttattcTTGTACATTGTTATTTAATTAGCTGCTCCGAACTATTTAACTTATATTATTTCTAGTCTACACCACAACCTCTGTAGACTTAGTGAACTTGTACTTTTTACTTCAACATTTCCTGCTTCAATATATAGatttgttttaaaaaacattGTGCATCAAAATGTAAGAAATTAGTTGTATCATTGTAGAAAAATTTAATAAAGTAGTAATATATTTTGAATTATTTACTAACCAATGAGAGTCAATCAATGACATTGTTAATATACTTATGATTGTTGTAATTACACAGGATCTCGAACCTTTAGTAATATTACAGAAAGTATTACGCAAATTTTTATGTTAATTATCCAATAACTTTTAGATGATGGAacttcaatatatatatatatatatatatatatagagagagagagagagagagagagagagagaaacttaattctttctctcttttcaaaCTGATTGCTgttaattttaatttgttttgCTAATAGAAACTTAAGaaaatgtaaaatataaaatattttctaaaaatattaaatagttATCAAGCAAAGTGTATGTATGTGTGAGTAGCATAGTGTATTTGTAGTtcttaaattgtaaattaatatttcatgTGAATGAggatgagagaaagagagagagagagagagagagagagagagagagagagagaaaggaaagagAGAGTTACTGCTGATAAAGGTTGTTCAATTTCATCACTTTTGATGGCACATGCGAATAAAACTCTTTACATTAAAACAGGAAGGAAGAATGTTATATATTTACAGTTGCAACCATAAGATTATTCTCAAGATATTGCGCAAGAATTACGACCAACACAACTGGTACGAGAATCTGTTATACTACCAGGTGAACTGCCTGGCGTCGATAGGCCATTATAACC encodes:
- the LOC143422889 gene encoding uncharacterized protein LOC143422889, whose protein sequence is MTAITDKSTVENSACLPPNERNLYVPQQLLEINELLKSINTRLEDCALEWQAEISRKQWKIFHSKVIGGILFEQSLLVRTYFTEKELDEAFQHLLSCNKIFTEYFKNFIDLLQRETASDNKKTCTQNPFYDNTRDCKELNNNNNNNSNNTKSMQLLSLNNQHLNGEKKIQDQINNISIIQNSFTDVIKAKVNFDTKFLGFEAVLHKATSTSNNVACFCQDCSNSMQTTYSKSRKLRNVTISQRNHTLSKTKRLTRSSKTLSKKRKDEKPSIIMGDAGDQLFLKTH
- the LOC143422888 gene encoding glucose-induced degradation protein 4 homolog — encoded protein: MPVKVDVVPPPPANSKQPGVTKSLLYNGSRFQGSQKSKGNSYDVEVVLQHVDEENSYLCGYLKIKGLTEEFPTLTTFFDGEIISKKYPFLTRKWDADEDVDRKHWSKFESFRQYAKTFNSDTFDYETLKGTDFVFMRWKEHFLVPDHTIKDINGASFAGFYYICFQKSAATIEGFYYHRSSEWYQSLNLKHVPEHSIQIYEFR